The DNA segment AAAAAACAGAAATTCGAAAGAAAAGAGTTAAGCAAACAAGAAGGTGCTGACCTTGAACATACAAAAGAACAGGAGCGTGAACCAGAATTGCACCTTGAAGAACGTGACCGTAATGACCATAATTATAAACAGCAACTAAAAAGTCCGTTAAAAGTTCAGGGTATAGACGCTGAGACAAAAGATATGATGAATGCAAAAATAAAACCTCATACCAATACATCTGTAGGTATTGAAGATGCCGGTTCTCCGAGCGAAATACGTACTCCCTCTGCTACTCCTTCTGCAAGGTCGAATATTGAAAAGGGAAGTTTTGATAGGTTTAGATAAGAGAGTTATTATCCATCGGATACTATGGTCAAGTCATAGTATTACGGGTATTAATAGGTGGAAGTTAATTAAAAGGACTATAAGTGTTTCGGATGAAAAAAGGCCTCCCATTTCTTAGGAGGCCTTTTGGCATTTTTTAAAAGTGTTAGTGCGAATTAGAATCCCATTCCGCCCATGCCACCCATTCCGCCCATGCCACCCATTGCAGGAGCAGCAGCGTCATCATCTTTGTCTTCTTCAGCTACGATAGTTTCAGTAGTTATCAATAGTCCTGAAATTGAAGCAGCGTCCTGAAGTGCAGAACGTACAACTTTTGCAGGGTCGATAATACCGGCTTTGAAAGCGTCAACATACTCAAGGTTTTGAGCGTCGAATATAATCTTCTCGTCTTTGCCTTCAAGAAGTTTACCGGCAACAACAGCACCATCTATACCTGCGTTAGCGGCAATCTGACGGACAGGAGCTTGTAGTGCACGTTTTACGATATTGATACCTGCCTGTTGGTCTTCGTTAACAGCTTTTAAGTTGTCAAGGACTCTTGTAGCATATAGTAAAGTAGCTCCACCACCTGCTACTACACCTTCTTCAACCGCAGCACGGGTTGCATTAAGTGCATCGTCAACACGGTCTTTTCTTTCTTTAACTTCCATTTCAGTAGCACCGCCTACTTTAAGTACGGCAACACCACCTGAAAGTTTAGCAAGACGCTCCTGAAGCTTCTCTTTGTCATAGTCAGAAGAAGTATCTTCTATTTGAGCTTTTATTGTTTTGCAACGAGTTTCAATATCTTTTTGTGAACCTTCACCATCAATTATAGTTGTATCATCTTTAGAGATAACAACTTTTTTAGCACTTCCTAACTGGTCAAGAGTAACGTTCTCTAATTTCTGACCTAAGTCTTCAGATATAACCTGACCTTCGGTAAGGATAGCGATATCTTCAAGCATAGCTTTACGACGGTCACCGAATCCCGGAGCTTTAACAGCAGCGATTTTTAAACCGCCACGAAGTTTGTTAACAACTAAAGTAGCTAGAGCTTCGCCTTCAACATCTTCGGCAATAATAAGAAGCGGACGACCTGATTGAACAACAGCCTCAAGTAGAGGTAGCATAGCCTGTAAGCCGTTTAGTTTTTTCTCGAAAAGAAGAATGAACGGGTTATCAAGTTCAACAGTCATTTTTTCAGCGTTAGTAACAAAGTATGGTGATAAGTAACCACGGTCAAATTGCATACCTTCAACAGTTTCAACTTCAAATTCCAGTCCTTTGCCTTCTTCAACGGTGATAACACCTTCAGCACCGACTTTTTCCATTGCTTCGGCAAGTTTCTCACCGATTTCCTTGTCACCGTTAGCAGAAATTGTAGCTACCTGAGCTATCTCGGCTTTGCCTGAAACTTTTTTAGCTTTTTTCTCAATTTCAGCCACAACCGCACAAACAGCCTGATCAATACCACGCTTTAAATCCATAGGGTTTAAACCTGCGGCTACTGACTTGATTCCTTCTCTTGCAATTGCTTGTGCAAGAACGGTAGCGGTAGTAGTACCGTCACCTGCGATGTCGTTAGTTTTGCTTGCAACTTGCTTAATAAGCTCCGCACCCATATTTTTGATAGTGTCCTTAAACTGTATCTGTTTAGCAACGGATACACCGTCCTTAGTGATTTTAGGCCCACCGAAAGATTGTCCTAAAATTACGTTACGACCTTTTGGTCCTAATGTTACTTTAACTGCGTCGGCAGCTGCGTTAATACCGGCTAGAAGCCCGTTACGAGCAGCCTCGGCGAAAATTACTTGTTTAGCCATTTGTATGTTTCCTTATTTTATGGTTATTTTTAATTATGCTGCTTCTTCAACAGCCATGATGTCGGATTCTTTCATTATCAACAATTCTTCACCGTTGATTTTAATTTCAGTTCCGCCCCATTTTTGGAAAAGTACTACGTCACCTTTTTTAACGTCAAGAGGCACAACTTTACCTGACTCGTCACGAGCTCCACTGCCAACTGCAACAATCTCTCCACGAGTCGGTTTTTCTTTAGCTGAATCAGGAATGATAATTCCTCCTGCCGTTTTTTCTTCTTCTTCGATGCGTTTCACTAAAACGCGGTCGTGCAAAGGTCTGATAGACATGTTATTAACTCCATTTATATATAAAATTTTTACAAGGGACTTTAGCCCTTACCACTCATTTGGTGACGTATTATTTTTTTTCAAGGGCGGAAGCAAAAAAAATGATAAATTTTTCAAAATATGTTTTATAGCTTATCCGAATAACTTCCCTATTCTTTATTTTTTGTCAACGAATTGGTGAACTTTTACAGGGGGCGACACATGCAGGTATAAAAACACTTGCGAGTTTCCACCCCTCACAAAAACACTTTGTGTTTTTAACTCTCCCTCAAGGGGAGAGTAGTTTTTTAACTTTTGCAGAGGGTTCTATAATGGTTGAGCTAGTTATTTAAACTATCCAATGAATTAGCCAAATCACAGAACTGTTTTACCGATAGTTCTTCAGGGCGTTTGTTCTCGTCTATAGATGCGGATTTTAAAATCTCTATAGGGTTTTTAGTAAGTTGCTTTAAACTGACTCGTAAAGTTTTCCTTCTCTGACCGAACGTTGCTTTGCACAGATTTTCTAATGTTTGCATATTAACCTTTGCGACCGGCTCTTTTCTGGGGGTCAGTGTAATAACCGTAGATGTAACTTTAGGAGGAGGATAAAAAGCACAAGGCGGTATGTCAAACTCATACTCTATATCACAAAGTAATTGTGCTTTTATTGAAAGCCTGCCGTAATCCTTAGTTTTTGGTTTTGCCATGATACGCATGGCAACCTCTTTTTGGAACATTAAAGTAAGGCTTTCAAATTTATCAATATTTTCAAGCCACATAAATAGTAATTCAGTGGATATATTATAAGGCAGGTTGGCAATTATCTTTACTTTACCGTCATTTTTTATATAGATATCGGTTTTTAGGGCATCGGCATTTACTATAGAAAGGCGTTCCCCCGATTCCGGTACAAGATAGTCATTTAGGGCGGTGATGCAGCGTTCATCTTTTTCAACGGCTATAACTCTATCCGCTCCGGCAGCTAAAATGGAACGGGTAAGCAGCCCCGGACCCGGACCTACCTCAATAACGCTCTTTCCTTCCAATGAACCCGAACTGCGAGCTATTTTGTCGGTCAGATTGCCGTCAAATAAAAAGTTCTGACCTAATTTTTTATCAGCGTTTATATTGTATTTACTCAATATATCTTTTATAGGAGGCAGGTCTTGCAAGTCGTTATACCCTAATCTCAATAAATGCTTTTTCACGAAGTTTCTGTAAATAACGCTGTGCTTGCAGGTCAAGCTTGCGGCGGAATATAATTTCCCTTAGCTTATCCTTAAGCACAAGGGAAGACTCCGGTTTTTCTTTATCACATACACCGAATATATGTACACCTTCGGGAGCAGGTACGGGAGGGCTAAGGCTTCCTACCGGAGTATTGATTATCGCAGGCTTAACTTCATGGTTCATATCGTCAATGTTAATAGCTATGGTATCGGTTGCTATATTTGAGCCGACATTTTTTGCAAATACGGCAAAGTCAGCACATGATTTATACTTCTTTGCGTTCTTAATTATTTTCTCCTGAATCTTTGAGATGTCGTTTTTTGAAGTTTCCGGTTTTATCTCAATAAAAGCATGCTTTAATTTAAAGTTTTTTACCGTTGTAGGGTCGTCCACCAATGCTCTGCGTTCGTTCAGTTTCATTATGTAATACTGTCCGTTAACAAAAAACGGGCGTGATATCTCCCCCACCTGAAGGTTGCGAACCTTTGAAATTATTTCTTTAGTTGCATGTTCCTCCCTTATCCAGCCTAATGAACCGCCGGACGAAGCGGTTGAGCTATGAGAAAATTCTTTTGCTATAGATTCAAATTTAGCACCGTTCTTTATTTCTTCATGCAGTTTTTCAGCAAGTAACCTTACCCGTTTTTCATCAGAAGGGGAATCGACAGGTATTACTATCTCAGACAGGTCTAACTCCGATATTCCCGATAAGTTTGAAATATGCTCCATTTTTTCTTCTATTTCTACGTCCGTTATCACTATCTGAGGCCGTACCTGCTGTGACAGTAGTTTGGTCCAGATAATTTGTGAACTTATTTGCTTTTTCATAGCGTCAATCGGAATGTTGTTCTTTTTCAGGAAGTTCTCGAACTCCCCCGGTTTAAGATTGTTCTGGGTTTCAAGGTTAGCTATCGCACTATCCATGTCCGATTCGGTTACCTCAATTCGATATTGCCTAGCTTCCTGCATATATAAAGCCTCGTCAATAAGTGTCTTTATTATCTGAGGCTTCAGTTTTTGCTTTGTCTCATTATTGTTCGGTAACCCTGATGATACTATAGAAAGTTCAAGCCTCTCACTCAGATCAACGGTAGATATTGCGGTATCGCCGACAATAGCGACTATTTCAAAGTTCTTGGCAATCGCACTATTGCCTAACAAAATTGATATTGTAAATAAAATAGATAATATATATTTCATAATTTTATTGCTGCTTTTACTAACCCTATTAGTACGAAAATTCGTATGAATAATAACGAAAAAATAATTATATTCTAGTATCCTAAATTTTTCAAAGATATTTGCAAGGAAAGAGTTGTGTTAGGTCTGATGTCACGGTCACGTGTGAATTCCTTGAACCATGCAAAGTTTACGTTAAAACAGTCTCCCTTATATAAAAGGTTTGCCTTGGTATATACCCATTCACCGTCTTCTAGGTCACGGTGACCTCCGCCCGAAACATTCCACTCATTATTCAAATCAAGCGAAGCACCGGCAATAATTAACTCACGATTTTCATTTCCCAGATTTGTAGTAGT comes from the Pseudomonadota bacterium genome and includes:
- the groL gene encoding chaperonin GroEL (60 kDa chaperone family; promotes refolding of misfolded polypeptides especially under stressful conditions; forms two stacked rings of heptamers to form a barrel-shaped 14mer; ends can be capped by GroES; misfolded proteins enter the barrel where they are refolded when GroES binds), which gives rise to MAKQVIFAEAARNGLLAGINAAADAVKVTLGPKGRNVILGQSFGGPKITKDGVSVAKQIQFKDTIKNMGAELIKQVASKTNDIAGDGTTTATVLAQAIAREGIKSVAAGLNPMDLKRGIDQAVCAVVAEIEKKAKKVSGKAEIAQVATISANGDKEIGEKLAEAMEKVGAEGVITVEEGKGLEFEVETVEGMQFDRGYLSPYFVTNAEKMTVELDNPFILLFEKKLNGLQAMLPLLEAVVQSGRPLLIIAEDVEGEALATLVVNKLRGGLKIAAVKAPGFGDRRKAMLEDIAILTEGQVISEDLGQKLENVTLDQLGSAKKVVISKDDTTIIDGEGSQKDIETRCKTIKAQIEDTSSDYDKEKLQERLAKLSGGVAVLKVGGATEMEVKERKDRVDDALNATRAAVEEGVVAGGGATLLYATRVLDNLKAVNEDQQAGINIVKRALQAPVRQIAANAGIDGAVVAGKLLEGKDEKIIFDAQNLEYVDAFKAGIIDPAKVVRSALQDAASISGLLITTETIVAEEDKDDDAAAPAMGGMGGMGGMGGMGF
- the groES gene encoding co-chaperone GroES, giving the protein MSIRPLHDRVLVKRIEEEEKTAGGIIIPDSAKEKPTRGEIVAVGSGARDESGKVVPLDVKKGDVVLFQKWGGTEIKINGEELLIMKESDIMAVEEAA
- the rsmA gene encoding 16S rRNA (adenine(1518)-N(6)/adenine(1519)-N(6))-dimethyltransferase RsmA, whose amino-acid sequence is MKKHLLRLGYNDLQDLPPIKDILSKYNINADKKLGQNFLFDGNLTDKIARSSGSLEGKSVIEVGPGPGLLTRSILAAGADRVIAVEKDERCITALNDYLVPESGERLSIVNADALKTDIYIKNDGKVKIIANLPYNISTELLFMWLENIDKFESLTLMFQKEVAMRIMAKPKTKDYGRLSIKAQLLCDIEYEFDIPPCAFYPPPKVTSTVITLTPRKEPVAKVNMQTLENLCKATFGQRRKTLRVSLKQLTKNPIEILKSASIDENKRPEELSVKQFCDLANSLDSLNN
- a CDS encoding peptidylprolyl isomerase, whose product is MKYILSILFTISILLGNSAIAKNFEIVAIVGDTAISTVDLSERLELSIVSSGLPNNNETKQKLKPQIIKTLIDEALYMQEARQYRIEVTESDMDSAIANLETQNNLKPGEFENFLKKNNIPIDAMKKQISSQIIWTKLLSQQVRPQIVITDVEIEEKMEHISNLSGISELDLSEIVIPVDSPSDEKRVRLLAEKLHEEIKNGAKFESIAKEFSHSSTASSGGSLGWIREEHATKEIISKVRNLQVGEISRPFFVNGQYYIMKLNERRALVDDPTTVKNFKLKHAFIEIKPETSKNDISKIQEKIIKNAKKYKSCADFAVFAKNVGSNIATDTIAINIDDMNHEVKPAIINTPVGSLSPPVPAPEGVHIFGVCDKEKPESSLVLKDKLREIIFRRKLDLQAQRYLQKLREKAFIEIRV